A single window of Salvia splendens isolate huo1 chromosome 6, SspV2, whole genome shotgun sequence DNA harbors:
- the LOC121807753 gene encoding uncharacterized protein LOC121807753 → MASKLQIHVQNIKNSTLNYNYNYLQTTSSSSVSFTKHLSQHPLLIPFTHGKTPQHESRISPKCSLSSPRPPATKEEAILQAKTSLSSTLERPLNNPKLAGTMKKIKQPRLRVEIPVVDDSPASLSELAIQVFAEMPIRRKVPQIKILLLWPSYGLMQAADEAFASRSSNITVQSIDMSSVLDEDVRTLNSSDVAVFFAPEAVQLAIMKTVSDSLSPRPVVIFNPRWSFDEEADFGDIGGFLGSFEVVYSFMGLEVRGILSKRKGVIFKCVRDGVLSGERWNILVEEEGGEMRVVSSFKSRPSIVQVETVLYNLMAINSPVTKSAKFLKDLVSNVTGKK, encoded by the coding sequence ATGGCTTCCAAACTCCAAATCCATGTCCAAAACATCAAGAATTCAACTCTCAACTACAACTACAACTACCTACAAACTACTTCCTCTTCATCAGTTTCATTCACCAAACATCTCTCTCAACACCCCCTACTAATCCCTTTCACACATGGAAAAACCCCTCAGCATGAATCAAGAATCTCTCCTAAATGCTCTCTCTCATCTCCCAGGCCACCAGCAACCAAAGAAGAAGCCATTCTCCAAGCCAAAACGTCTCTCTCATCAACCTTAGAGAGGCCCCTCAACAATCCCAAACTCGCTGGAACGATGAAGAAGATTAAGCAGCCCAGGCTCCGTGTCGAGATTCCAGTCGTCGATGACTCGCCTGCGTCGCTCTCTGAGCTAGCCATCCAAGTATTTGCAGAAATGCCAATCAGAAGAAAAGTCCCACAAATCAAGATTCTTCTTTTATGGCCTAGCTATGGCTTAATGCAGGCTGCCGATGAGGCCTTTGCTTCTCGCTCTTCTAACATTACCGTACAGAGCATTGACATGTCATCAGTTCTTGATGAGGATGTCAGAACGCTGAATTCTTCTGATGTGGCGGTGTTCTTTGCCCCCGAGGCAGTTCAGCTGGCGATCATGAAGACCGTTAGTGACAGTTTGAGTCCTAGGCCTGTGGTGATCTTCAATCCTAGGTGGAGTTTTGATGAGGAGGCTGATTTTGGAGACATAGGTGGGTTTTTGGGATCGTTTGAGGTGGTGTATTCTTTCATGGGGTTGGAAGTTAGGGGCATTTTGAGTAAGAGGAAAGGTGTGATCTTTAAGTGTGTGAGAGATGGGGTTTTGAGTGGTGAGAGATGGAATATTTTagttgaggaagaaggaggagaGATGAGAGTGGTCTCAAGCTTCAAATCGAGGCCATCGATAGTGCAGGTTGAGACCGTGTTGTACAATCTCATGGCTATCAATTCACCAGTCACCAAATCTGCCAAGTTCTTGAAAGATTTGGTATCAAATGTGACTGGGAAGAAGTAG
- the LOC121807433 gene encoding autophagy-related protein 18f-like isoform X3, producing MRNDSQKSDDCGSVVPRGRVNNGILPNFRTFSSYLKIVSSGASTVASTVRSAASAASAIVERDGDTNHDQVSWAGFDKLELEKDHSRRVLLLGFSYRFQIWDVEDGDNVHNIVSRHDGPASFMQVLPKPLASNQPGDKFAYSRPLLVICTDGSFSGDIKVHDGSAPSNEMGKQCNGSVNGTCIPTVVCFYSFKSRSYVHLLRFRSVVHLLRCSSRVVAVLQSNQIHCLNASSLEREYTVLTNPVPTVSGNIGVGPLAVGPRWMAYSGSQVAISSARRVSPQHVSPSPSLLSHSSSGSLVGHLARESSKQLAAGSGPLKVNGIDGHSPDDDNVGMVVVRDIVSKDVIAQFKAHKSPISSLCFDPSGLHLVTASVQGHNINVFRIMPGSSGAASHVHLYRLQRGLTNAVIQDISFSSDSQWIVISSLRGTSHIFAISLSGGLVSFRSTDSYSSARNRVSSLMTKPAVHGSPYSGLQVLTKQSVYASGPPVNLSAVSRIRNGSNGWRNTVSGAAAAATGRSSSLSGAVASVFHNCKDDGIYGDQSLLTKNYYMLVFSPSGCVIQYVLHFCPALDGAMASPGASLTSESGIDSDARVMVEAMQKWNICQKHNRKERGDNIDMHGENGNSDSSKVYPEITEHENGAFSKFSGSEEKHHMYISEAELQMHQKQNLVWTRSGIYFQSMQNVDLAEGYHGGEIEIERFPVRMLEARSKDLVPVYDYLQNSKVQCGGRISTSSVDNKGHFQPRAYNSFECGMTPGGHLSDSLDSIAKCGSGRENELYNGLEANGEDVLQMLTGSSRGHVNNNDTPTTDTEQEEIVYTRANTERENQLGSVNNMDGSKMKNQFEKDDGFC from the exons ATGAGGAATGATAGCCAGAAAAGTGATGATTGTGGATCAGTGGTGCCGCGGGGTAGAGTTAATAACGGGATACTTCCGAATTTTAGAACCTTTTCGAGCTACCTTAAGATTGTTTCCTCTGGTGCCTCTACCGTTGCTTCCACTGTGAGGTCTGCTGCATCCGCAGCTTCAGCCATTGTGGAGAGGGATGGTGACACCAACCATGATCAG GTTTCCTGGGCTGGGTTTGACAAACTAGAGCTTGAAAAAGATCATTCACGTCGAGTGCTCTTGCTGGGCTTCAGTTATAGATTTCAGATCTGGGATGTTGAAGATGGTGATAATGTGCATAATATAGTTTCAAGGCATGATGGCCCTGCTTCATTTATGCAAGTGCTACCTAAACCTCTAGCATCAAACCAACCTGGGGACAAATTTGCGTACAGTCGCCCATTGCTGGTTATTTGTACTGATGGATCCTTCTCTGGAGATATTAAAGTTCATGACGGATCAGCTCCTAGTAATGAGATGGGAAAACAATGCAATGGTTCAGTTAATGGTACTTGTATCCCAACGGTAGTTTGCTTTTATTCCTTCAAATCTCGATCGTATGTACATCTCTTAAGATTTCGGTCTGTTGTCCATTTACTGCGATGCAGTTCTCGTGTTGTTGCTGTCTTACAATCAAATCAG ATACATTGTCTTAATGCTTCTTCACTTGAGAGAGAATATACAGTTCTTACAAATCCAGTGCCAACTGTATCTGGAAATATAGGTGTTGGACCCCTTGCTGTGGGACCCCGGTGGATGGCTTACAGTGGGAGCCAAGTTGCAATTTCCAGTGCTCGCCGTGTGAGTCCTCAACATGTGAGTCCATCACCAAGTTTACTTTCTCACTCCTCAAGTGGAAGTCTTGTTGGACATCTTGCGCGAGAGTCAAGCAAACAGCTTGCTGCTG GGAGTGGTCCTCTGAAGGTCAACGGCATTGATGGACATTCACCTGATGATGACAATGTTGGGATG GTTGTCGTCAGAGATATTGTCAGCAAAGATGTAATAGCCCAGTTCAAGGCACATAAAAGCCCCATTTCGTCGCTGTGCTTTGATCCAAGTGGTCTTCACTTAGTGACTGCCTCAGTTCAGGGTCACAACATTAATGTCTTTCGGATTATGCCTGGCTCATCTGGAGCTGCTTCTCATGTCCATCTTTACAGGCTGCAACGTGGTCTGACCAACGCT GTTATACAGGACATAAGTTTTAGTAGTGACAGTCAATGGATTGTGATCAGTTCCTTAAGAGGGACAAGTCATATTTTTGCTATCTCTCTCTCTGGGGGATTAGTTAGTTTTCGGTCTACTGATTCTTATTCTAGTGCAAGAAACAGGGTATCTAGCTTGATGACAAAGCCTGCTGTTCATGGATCACCATATTCGGGATTGCAGGTCCTGACTAAACAGAGCGTCTATGCATCTGGTCCCCCAGTTAACCTTAGTGCTGTCAGCAGAATAAGAAATGGAAGTAATGGTTGGAGAAATACAGTAAGTGGTGCTGCCGCAGCTGCAACTGGGCGGTCTAGCTCACTATCTGGTGCAGTCGCATCTGTTTTCCACAACTGCAAGGACGATGGTATTTATGGAGATCAGAGTTTGCTGACGAAAAATTATTACATGCTTGTTTTCTCTCCATCTGGCTGTGTGATACAGTATGTTCTGCATTTTTGTCCTGCTCTGGATGGCGCGATGGCTTCGCCTGGAGCAAGTCTCACTTCTGAATCTGGTATTGATAGTGATGCAAGAGTGATGGTTGAGGCAATGCAGAAATGGAATATTTGTCAAAAACATAACCGAAAGGAACGTGGAGATAACATTGACATGCATGGTGAAAATGGAAATTCAGATAGCAGTAAAGTATATCCGGAAATAACGGAACATGAAAATGGCgcattttctaaattttctgGTTCTGAAGAAAAACATCATATGTATATATCTGAAGCAGAACTTCAAATGCATCAAAAGCAGAACTTGGTGTGGACCAGATCTGGA ATTTATTTTCAGTCGATGCAGAATGTTGATCTAGCTGAAGGTTATCATGGTggagaaattgaaattgaaagatTCCCTGTCCGTATGCTTGAAGCAAGGTCAAAAGACTTAGTTCCAGTTTATGATTATCTTCAAAATTCCAAAGTTCAATGTGGGGGGAG GATTTCTACGAGTAGTGTAGACAATAAAGGCCACTTTCAGCCTCGGGCATATAATTCCTTCGAGTGTGGGATGACTCCTGGCGGCCATCTTTCGGATTCTCTTGATTCTATTGCCAAATGTGGGTCTGGAAGGGAGAATGAATTGTACAATGGTCTTGAAGCAAATGGTGAAGATGTTCTCCAGATGTTAACTGGATCTAGCAGGGGACATGTAAATAACAATGATACCCCAACAACTGACACCGAGCAAGAGGAGATTGTATATACTAGAGCAAACACTGAGAGGGAGAACCAACTTGGATCTGTAAATAATATGGATGGCTCGAAAATGAAAAACCAGTTTGAAAAAGATGATGGGTTTTGCTGA
- the LOC121807433 gene encoding autophagy-related protein 18f-like isoform X1: MRNDSQKSDDCGSVVPRGRVNNGILPNFRTFSSYLKIVSSGASTVASTVRSAASAASAIVERDGDTNHDQVSWAGFDKLELEKDHSRRVLLLGFSYRFQIWDVEDGDNVHNIVSRHDGPASFMQVLPKPLASNQPGDKFAYSRPLLVICTDGSFSGDIKVHDGSAPSNEMGKQCNGSVNGTCIPTVVCFYSFKSRSYVHLLRFRSVVHLLRCSSRVVAVLQSNQIHCLNASSLEREYTVLTNPVPTVSGNIGVGPLAVGPRWMAYSGSQVAISSARRVSPQHVSPSPSLLSHSSSGSLVGHLARESSKQLAAGIVTLGDMGYKKLSRYYSELYPETNNFQSGSGPLKVNGIDGHSPDDDNVGMVVVRDIVSKDVIAQFKAHKSPISSLCFDPSGLHLVTASVQGHNINVFRIMPGSSGAASHVHLYRLQRGLTNAVIQDISFSSDSQWIVISSLRGTSHIFAISLSGGLVSFRSTDSYSSARNRVSSLMTKPAVHGSPYSGLQVLTKQSVYASGPPVNLSAVSRIRNGSNGWRNTVSGAAAAATGRSSSLSGAVASVFHNCKDDGIYGDQSLLTKNYYMLVFSPSGCVIQYVLHFCPALDGAMASPGASLTSESGIDSDARVMVEAMQKWNICQKHNRKERGDNIDMHGENGNSDSSKVYPEITEHENGAFSKFSGSEEKHHMYISEAELQMHQKQNLVWTRSGIYFQSMQNVDLAEGYHGGEIEIERFPVRMLEARSKDLVPVYDYLQNSKVQCGGRISTSSVDNKGHFQPRAYNSFECGMTPGGHLSDSLDSIAKCGSGRENELYNGLEANGEDVLQMLTGSSRGHVNNNDTPTTDTEQEEIVYTRANTERENQLGSVNNMDGSKMKNQFEKDDGFC, translated from the exons ATGAGGAATGATAGCCAGAAAAGTGATGATTGTGGATCAGTGGTGCCGCGGGGTAGAGTTAATAACGGGATACTTCCGAATTTTAGAACCTTTTCGAGCTACCTTAAGATTGTTTCCTCTGGTGCCTCTACCGTTGCTTCCACTGTGAGGTCTGCTGCATCCGCAGCTTCAGCCATTGTGGAGAGGGATGGTGACACCAACCATGATCAG GTTTCCTGGGCTGGGTTTGACAAACTAGAGCTTGAAAAAGATCATTCACGTCGAGTGCTCTTGCTGGGCTTCAGTTATAGATTTCAGATCTGGGATGTTGAAGATGGTGATAATGTGCATAATATAGTTTCAAGGCATGATGGCCCTGCTTCATTTATGCAAGTGCTACCTAAACCTCTAGCATCAAACCAACCTGGGGACAAATTTGCGTACAGTCGCCCATTGCTGGTTATTTGTACTGATGGATCCTTCTCTGGAGATATTAAAGTTCATGACGGATCAGCTCCTAGTAATGAGATGGGAAAACAATGCAATGGTTCAGTTAATGGTACTTGTATCCCAACGGTAGTTTGCTTTTATTCCTTCAAATCTCGATCGTATGTACATCTCTTAAGATTTCGGTCTGTTGTCCATTTACTGCGATGCAGTTCTCGTGTTGTTGCTGTCTTACAATCAAATCAG ATACATTGTCTTAATGCTTCTTCACTTGAGAGAGAATATACAGTTCTTACAAATCCAGTGCCAACTGTATCTGGAAATATAGGTGTTGGACCCCTTGCTGTGGGACCCCGGTGGATGGCTTACAGTGGGAGCCAAGTTGCAATTTCCAGTGCTCGCCGTGTGAGTCCTCAACATGTGAGTCCATCACCAAGTTTACTTTCTCACTCCTCAAGTGGAAGTCTTGTTGGACATCTTGCGCGAGAGTCAAGCAAACAGCTTGCTGCTGGTATTGTTACTTTGGGTGATATGGGGTATAAGAAGCTATCAAGGTACTATTCTGAGCTGTATCCTGAAACCAACAATTTTCAATCAGGGAGTGGTCCTCTGAAGGTCAACGGCATTGATGGACATTCACCTGATGATGACAATGTTGGGATG GTTGTCGTCAGAGATATTGTCAGCAAAGATGTAATAGCCCAGTTCAAGGCACATAAAAGCCCCATTTCGTCGCTGTGCTTTGATCCAAGTGGTCTTCACTTAGTGACTGCCTCAGTTCAGGGTCACAACATTAATGTCTTTCGGATTATGCCTGGCTCATCTGGAGCTGCTTCTCATGTCCATCTTTACAGGCTGCAACGTGGTCTGACCAACGCT GTTATACAGGACATAAGTTTTAGTAGTGACAGTCAATGGATTGTGATCAGTTCCTTAAGAGGGACAAGTCATATTTTTGCTATCTCTCTCTCTGGGGGATTAGTTAGTTTTCGGTCTACTGATTCTTATTCTAGTGCAAGAAACAGGGTATCTAGCTTGATGACAAAGCCTGCTGTTCATGGATCACCATATTCGGGATTGCAGGTCCTGACTAAACAGAGCGTCTATGCATCTGGTCCCCCAGTTAACCTTAGTGCTGTCAGCAGAATAAGAAATGGAAGTAATGGTTGGAGAAATACAGTAAGTGGTGCTGCCGCAGCTGCAACTGGGCGGTCTAGCTCACTATCTGGTGCAGTCGCATCTGTTTTCCACAACTGCAAGGACGATGGTATTTATGGAGATCAGAGTTTGCTGACGAAAAATTATTACATGCTTGTTTTCTCTCCATCTGGCTGTGTGATACAGTATGTTCTGCATTTTTGTCCTGCTCTGGATGGCGCGATGGCTTCGCCTGGAGCAAGTCTCACTTCTGAATCTGGTATTGATAGTGATGCAAGAGTGATGGTTGAGGCAATGCAGAAATGGAATATTTGTCAAAAACATAACCGAAAGGAACGTGGAGATAACATTGACATGCATGGTGAAAATGGAAATTCAGATAGCAGTAAAGTATATCCGGAAATAACGGAACATGAAAATGGCgcattttctaaattttctgGTTCTGAAGAAAAACATCATATGTATATATCTGAAGCAGAACTTCAAATGCATCAAAAGCAGAACTTGGTGTGGACCAGATCTGGA ATTTATTTTCAGTCGATGCAGAATGTTGATCTAGCTGAAGGTTATCATGGTggagaaattgaaattgaaagatTCCCTGTCCGTATGCTTGAAGCAAGGTCAAAAGACTTAGTTCCAGTTTATGATTATCTTCAAAATTCCAAAGTTCAATGTGGGGGGAG GATTTCTACGAGTAGTGTAGACAATAAAGGCCACTTTCAGCCTCGGGCATATAATTCCTTCGAGTGTGGGATGACTCCTGGCGGCCATCTTTCGGATTCTCTTGATTCTATTGCCAAATGTGGGTCTGGAAGGGAGAATGAATTGTACAATGGTCTTGAAGCAAATGGTGAAGATGTTCTCCAGATGTTAACTGGATCTAGCAGGGGACATGTAAATAACAATGATACCCCAACAACTGACACCGAGCAAGAGGAGATTGTATATACTAGAGCAAACACTGAGAGGGAGAACCAACTTGGATCTGTAAATAATATGGATGGCTCGAAAATGAAAAACCAGTTTGAAAAAGATGATGGGTTTTGCTGA
- the LOC121807433 gene encoding autophagy-related protein 18f-like isoform X2, which produces MRNDSQKSDDCGSVVPRGRVNNGILPNFRTFSSYLKIVSSGASTVASTVRSAASAASAIVERDGDTNHDQVSWAGFDKLELEKDHSRRVLLLGFSYRFQIWDVEDGDNVHNIVSRHDGPASFMQVLPKPLASNQPGDKFAYSRPLLVICTDGSFSGDIKVHDGSAPSNEMGKQCNGSVNGTCIPTVVCFYSFKSRSYVHLLRFRSVVHLLRCSSRVVAVLQSNQIHCLNASSLEREYTVLTNPVPTVSGNIGVGPLAVGPRWMAYSGSQVAISSARRVSPQHVSPSPSLLSHSSSGSLVGHLARESSKQLAAGIVTLGDMGYKKLSRYYSELYPETNNFQSGSGPLKVNGIDGHSPDDDNVGMVVVRDIVSKDVIAQFKAHKSPISSLCFDPSGLHLVTASVQGHNINVFRIMPGSSGAASHVHLYRLQRGLTNAVIQDISFSSDSQWIVISSLRGTSHIFAISLSGGLVSFRSTDSYSSARNRVSSLMTKPAVHGSPYSGLQVLTKQSVYASGPPVNLSAVSRIRNGSNGWRNTVSGAAAAATGRSSSLSGAVASVFHNCKDDGIYGDQSLLTKNYYMLVFSPSGCVIQYVLHFCPALDGAMASPGASLTSESGIDSDARVMVEAMQKWNICQKHNRKERGDNIDMHGENGNSDSSKVYPEITEHENGAFSKFSGSEEKHHMYISEAELQMHQKQNLIYFQSMQNVDLAEGYHGGEIEIERFPVRMLEARSKDLVPVYDYLQNSKVQCGGRISTSSVDNKGHFQPRAYNSFECGMTPGGHLSDSLDSIAKCGSGRENELYNGLEANGEDVLQMLTGSSRGHVNNNDTPTTDTEQEEIVYTRANTERENQLGSVNNMDGSKMKNQFEKDDGFC; this is translated from the exons ATGAGGAATGATAGCCAGAAAAGTGATGATTGTGGATCAGTGGTGCCGCGGGGTAGAGTTAATAACGGGATACTTCCGAATTTTAGAACCTTTTCGAGCTACCTTAAGATTGTTTCCTCTGGTGCCTCTACCGTTGCTTCCACTGTGAGGTCTGCTGCATCCGCAGCTTCAGCCATTGTGGAGAGGGATGGTGACACCAACCATGATCAG GTTTCCTGGGCTGGGTTTGACAAACTAGAGCTTGAAAAAGATCATTCACGTCGAGTGCTCTTGCTGGGCTTCAGTTATAGATTTCAGATCTGGGATGTTGAAGATGGTGATAATGTGCATAATATAGTTTCAAGGCATGATGGCCCTGCTTCATTTATGCAAGTGCTACCTAAACCTCTAGCATCAAACCAACCTGGGGACAAATTTGCGTACAGTCGCCCATTGCTGGTTATTTGTACTGATGGATCCTTCTCTGGAGATATTAAAGTTCATGACGGATCAGCTCCTAGTAATGAGATGGGAAAACAATGCAATGGTTCAGTTAATGGTACTTGTATCCCAACGGTAGTTTGCTTTTATTCCTTCAAATCTCGATCGTATGTACATCTCTTAAGATTTCGGTCTGTTGTCCATTTACTGCGATGCAGTTCTCGTGTTGTTGCTGTCTTACAATCAAATCAG ATACATTGTCTTAATGCTTCTTCACTTGAGAGAGAATATACAGTTCTTACAAATCCAGTGCCAACTGTATCTGGAAATATAGGTGTTGGACCCCTTGCTGTGGGACCCCGGTGGATGGCTTACAGTGGGAGCCAAGTTGCAATTTCCAGTGCTCGCCGTGTGAGTCCTCAACATGTGAGTCCATCACCAAGTTTACTTTCTCACTCCTCAAGTGGAAGTCTTGTTGGACATCTTGCGCGAGAGTCAAGCAAACAGCTTGCTGCTGGTATTGTTACTTTGGGTGATATGGGGTATAAGAAGCTATCAAGGTACTATTCTGAGCTGTATCCTGAAACCAACAATTTTCAATCAGGGAGTGGTCCTCTGAAGGTCAACGGCATTGATGGACATTCACCTGATGATGACAATGTTGGGATG GTTGTCGTCAGAGATATTGTCAGCAAAGATGTAATAGCCCAGTTCAAGGCACATAAAAGCCCCATTTCGTCGCTGTGCTTTGATCCAAGTGGTCTTCACTTAGTGACTGCCTCAGTTCAGGGTCACAACATTAATGTCTTTCGGATTATGCCTGGCTCATCTGGAGCTGCTTCTCATGTCCATCTTTACAGGCTGCAACGTGGTCTGACCAACGCT GTTATACAGGACATAAGTTTTAGTAGTGACAGTCAATGGATTGTGATCAGTTCCTTAAGAGGGACAAGTCATATTTTTGCTATCTCTCTCTCTGGGGGATTAGTTAGTTTTCGGTCTACTGATTCTTATTCTAGTGCAAGAAACAGGGTATCTAGCTTGATGACAAAGCCTGCTGTTCATGGATCACCATATTCGGGATTGCAGGTCCTGACTAAACAGAGCGTCTATGCATCTGGTCCCCCAGTTAACCTTAGTGCTGTCAGCAGAATAAGAAATGGAAGTAATGGTTGGAGAAATACAGTAAGTGGTGCTGCCGCAGCTGCAACTGGGCGGTCTAGCTCACTATCTGGTGCAGTCGCATCTGTTTTCCACAACTGCAAGGACGATGGTATTTATGGAGATCAGAGTTTGCTGACGAAAAATTATTACATGCTTGTTTTCTCTCCATCTGGCTGTGTGATACAGTATGTTCTGCATTTTTGTCCTGCTCTGGATGGCGCGATGGCTTCGCCTGGAGCAAGTCTCACTTCTGAATCTGGTATTGATAGTGATGCAAGAGTGATGGTTGAGGCAATGCAGAAATGGAATATTTGTCAAAAACATAACCGAAAGGAACGTGGAGATAACATTGACATGCATGGTGAAAATGGAAATTCAGATAGCAGTAAAGTATATCCGGAAATAACGGAACATGAAAATGGCgcattttctaaattttctgGTTCTGAAGAAAAACATCATATGTATATATCTGAAGCAGAACTTCAAATGCATCAAAAGCAGAACTTG ATTTATTTTCAGTCGATGCAGAATGTTGATCTAGCTGAAGGTTATCATGGTggagaaattgaaattgaaagatTCCCTGTCCGTATGCTTGAAGCAAGGTCAAAAGACTTAGTTCCAGTTTATGATTATCTTCAAAATTCCAAAGTTCAATGTGGGGGGAG GATTTCTACGAGTAGTGTAGACAATAAAGGCCACTTTCAGCCTCGGGCATATAATTCCTTCGAGTGTGGGATGACTCCTGGCGGCCATCTTTCGGATTCTCTTGATTCTATTGCCAAATGTGGGTCTGGAAGGGAGAATGAATTGTACAATGGTCTTGAAGCAAATGGTGAAGATGTTCTCCAGATGTTAACTGGATCTAGCAGGGGACATGTAAATAACAATGATACCCCAACAACTGACACCGAGCAAGAGGAGATTGTATATACTAGAGCAAACACTGAGAGGGAGAACCAACTTGGATCTGTAAATAATATGGATGGCTCGAAAATGAAAAACCAGTTTGAAAAAGATGATGGGTTTTGCTGA
- the LOC121807752 gene encoding probable galacturonosyltransferase 12, protein MQLHISPSLRHITVLPAKGFRELCKVKIGSRRLSYRMVFYSLLFITFLLRFVFVLTAVDAIDGENKCSSIGCLGKRLGPRILGRRYQPNVPEVIYQVLEEDTNPNEEEIGPQTLQEFVAEMKSELPDAKTFAIKLKAMVTFLEERTRTAKIQEYLYRHVASSSIPKQLHCLTLRLANEHSTNANARLQLPSAELVPALVDNSFFHFVLASDNVLAASVVASSLVQNSLRPEKVVLHVITDRKTYAPMQAWFSLHPLVPAIIEVKALHQFDWFAKGKVPVLEAMEKDQKVRAQFRGGSSAIVANNTEKPKVIAAKLQALSPKYNSLMNHIRINLPEMFPSLNKVVFLDDDIVIQTDLAPLWDIDMNGKVNGAVETCRGEDKYVMSKRLKSYLNFSHPLIASNFDPNECAWAYGMNIFDLEQWRNTNISQTYYYWIEENLKSDLSLWQLGTLPPGLIAFRGHVHTINPFWHMLGLGYQDNTTIGDVEAAGVIHFNGRAKPWLDIAFPQLRPLWTKYLNFSDRFIKSCHIRAS, encoded by the exons ATGCAGCTGCACATATCGCCGAGCTTGAGGCACATCACCGTGCTGCCTGCCAAAGGTTTTAGGGAGCTGTGCAAGGTGAAGATCGGATCAAGACGGTTGTCGTATCGCATGGTTTTCTACTCCCTTTTGTTCATCACCTTTCTTCTCCGTTTCGTGTTCGTGCTCACTGCTGTTGATGCCATTGATGGAGAGAATAAATGCTCCTCcatag GTTGTTTAGGGAAAAGGTTGGGACCAAGAATTCTGGGAAGAAGATATCAACCAAAT GTGCCTGAAGTGATATACCAAGTGCTAGAAGAAGACACAAATCCAAATGAGGAAGAAATAGGGCCACAAACATTGCAAGAATTTGTTGCAGAAATGAAGAGTGAACTTCCAGATGCCAAGACTTTTGCCATCAAACTCAAAGCCATG GTAACATTCCTTGAAGAAAGGACTAGAACTGCAAAGATACAGGAGTACCTCTACCGTCATGTGGCCTCTAGTAGCATCCCGAAACAGCTGCATTGCCTCACTCTCCGGCTGGCCAACGAGCACTCGACCAACGCAAATGCCAGGCTGCAGCTGCCCTCTGCAGAGCTTGTCCCAGCACTTGTAGACAACTCCTTCTTCCACTTCGTCCTCGCCTCAGACAATGTCCTGGCTGCCTCCGTGGTTGCATCATCGCTCGTGCAAAACTCGTTGCGACCTGAGAAGGTCGTCCTGCATGTCATAACCGACAGGAAGACTTACGCCCCAATGCAGGCTTGGTTCTCGCTGCACCCCCTGGTGCCAGCCATCATTGAGGTCAAGGCACTCCACCAATTCGACTGGTTCGCAAAGGGGAAGGTCCCGGTGTTGGAAGCCATGGAGAAGGATCAGAAGGTGCGCGCACAGTTCAGGGGAGGATCATCTGCCATCGTGGCTAACAACACCGAGAAACCTAAAGTCATCGCAGCAAAACTGCAGGCTCTCAGCCCCAAATACAATTCACTCATGAACCACATTCGTATAAATTTGCCAGAG atgtttcctagtttgaacAAAGTGGTGTTCCTAGACGATGACATCGTCATTCAGACAGACCTTGCGCCTCTGTGGGATATCGACATGAACGGGAAGGTGAATGGAGCGGTGGAGACATGTAGAGGGGAAGACAAATATGTGATGTCAAAAAGATTGAAAAGCTATCTCAATTTTTCTCACCCTCTCATTGCAAGCAACTTTGATCCTAATGAGTGTGCATGGGCTTATGGTATGAACATTTTCGATCTAGAGCAATGGAGGAATACAAACATCAGCCAAACATACTACTACTGGATTGAAGAG AATCTCAAATCAGACCTAAGTTTATGGCAGCTTGGGACGTTACCTCCTGGGCTGATAGCTTTCCGCGGCCATGTCCACACCATCAATCCGTTTTGGCACATGCTCGGATTAGGGTACCAAGACAACACCACCATTGGTGATGTTGAAGCTGCTGGAGTCATCCACTTCAATGGCCGGGCAAAGCCATGGCTCGACATAGCATTCCCACAGCTGCGTCCTCTTTGGACAAAGTACCTCAACTTCTCTGATAGATTCATCAAGAGCTGCCACATAAGAGCATCTTAG